In Periophthalmus magnuspinnatus isolate fPerMag1 chromosome 9, fPerMag1.2.pri, whole genome shotgun sequence, the sequence ttcttattgttttaaatatgacttaatgaaaaagaaaataatgaatttatttgtattgatctttacatatatttactgaaatttaaataaaatacactttaacaTTTTGCATTGACTTTATCTTTGACATAAATGGCTGGaactggatctcattttttaaaagacccgaatctctttctttctaatttgaatgtatttctatacaaacactgaaccaacacgaGGATCAttgcagaagcagagcaggcgactcACGTGAGAGCTTAGTGCAGAAAAAACATACCTGTCATTATAATCAcagttattaattattattattgtagtgcaacattttaattagattattcataattccaaatggtaaaaacagtcccactctcagtttaaaccatttgagggtaatttctctctgtgattagtttgttgttaaatgagttttcacattggcttctgtcatataaataaatataaaaagagacaGTCTTTTGAGCAGCTTTTTGACATGAGCGGATCCTAAAGATTTCACAAAAGAGTTGTACGTCCCGTCACTAACTTAGCAACACATGATGTGAAAGACCATACTGCATTCTTAttgttttaatgaataaaaaaactaCATAAAACAGTGAACTTTAAAGCAGTAAAGGCCTCACCCTCCATCAGGCAAATATCTGACTCACACAATATAGAGTTTGACACATTAACTCAGAACAGATTAGATTCATCACATCCCTCTGACAGTGAGAGAAGTCTTTCTGATTTACACAGACCTGCCTCAGCTTTAACTTGGACATCATGTTCCTGCATCACTTCTTGTCTTGGTTGAGAACAGCTTcttttagtttgatttatttgttttcatctTTCCTGAAAAattcataaaatacatttattttacatttacatctgaTTTAATCTTCTCCCCACAGTGATCCACACTCTGAGATTATTTCAAACATCTTCATCTCATGTCACAAATTTCCCAGAGTTTGTTTCTGTTATTATGGTGAATGATCTGGAGATAATGTACTGTGACAGTGAGATCATGAGGTACGAGCCCAAACAGAAGTGGATGAACAGAGTGTGAGAGGACGACCGATACTTCTGGATCTGGAACACTCAGCGCTGTGTGGCTAGTGTGGATAATGGCAGATACAGCATAGAGGATATAAAACGACGCTCCAACCAGCCTGAAGgtttgacactttctctgtgacacaatgaactaaaaaaaaagacaagctTTGGCACTTGCACTGTACTGTCCTACACAATTTTAGCCAGTGTTTTCCCAGGGCTTAAAGTACTTATTTCTAGATTTTCAAACCAACAACAATATccctaaacatttttatttattttatgagtCCTGATGTTTGTGTTCCAGGTGTTCATGTTTGGCAGGGGCTGTTTGGCTGTAACTGGGACGATGAGACTGATGACACCACTGTGTATTATCAGTACACCCATGATGGAGAGGGTAAGTACGCTTTTACTTCCCTGGACCTGAGCACAGAGTCCTGGGTCGCTGCTAAACCTGGGACCTTTATCTTTAAAGAGAAGCATGAGAGCCCTGAAAAAACTCAAGATATCAAAGACAGCATTCACGACGTCTGCATTGTGTGGCTGAAGAACGTTGTGCGCTATGGAGAGAAAACTctgaagaggacaggtgagaagagacatacatataaaataaaccaGTGTTTTTGAGTCCTCCCTGACCAGTGAAACAGGAGCATTTCTTTACTTCCTTTTGACTTTTGAATGAACAGAATGACCCATGatctacacacatttatatattataagaatattttagtttttaaaatacAGATGTTAAACATGAGGTATAGTGAGATAGAACCTTGAAGTGATTTCTCAAACTAGAGAAATCACTTTAATTGAGGTCACTGATGTGGTTGGCAAGCTTCAATTTTCCATGAGTCTCGCTTTTAGGCACATGGGCAttagttaaagaagatattatgctaaatgcatgtgttgtttttttgtgttttttttgtatctttctcccatgttataacactgttctcTCTTCCAAACCCTGCCtgaggaggttttagatgtcttccatgcatgtttgtgtaatacagTGATCCCTCTCGGGCAGGACTGGACTAGAGTTTTCCCAGTGGGCCAAAACACTTTTTTGGGCCAGTCACTGTCAGATCTTTGCAACACCACACAGTCCTGATGTAACGCTTCAGTGGCCCGCTCTTATTCAGCTTTCCCTGGCTGTATACACTCTATCATGAGTTCACCACGGCCTCACGTGTGGGCCCCACGCAGATGtggtcctggcccagtcctttATCACCCGGGCCGGCCCAAAGCTCGCCAGCCCCTGTCGCGATCGACAGCATGGTCAGTGCCACTGCTGATAGTGAGTTCATTTTATATAGTGAGTTCACTGAAATCACACTGAAATCAAGACATTTAGTGAACAGAAcgcttcaaagctcaaaatggcaTTCTACACTCTTATTTTACATCGATGGACGCATATTCATGTTCTTCCGTTCTTACCTTAATGAAAAGATGTTTACATGATTTCTGCAAAGGAGcaaaatcttttctttttaaagtgaCATAAAACATGAGTCCAGACGTCCTGACACAAGTGTGTGGAGCCTGTGGAGTTTAGGGGCCACTTCAGACCACTGCTGTCATTGCTGTACTCAGACTGTGGCTCTGCACTCTGAACACCAGGGGGCGTGCACAACAAGCACAAGGGTCCTACAGggttaaacttatttattttatatagtaattcactttatttaatttatttcatttctagcaatcatcataataaaaaacaagattTAATTACAATTAGTAACACTGGCTTATTAAAAACAGTCAAAAGTATTAGAGTCTGTGTAagaaatatccatccatccattttcttctgcttatctggggctgggtcagggaggcagtctaagcagggactcccagaatTCCCTTATCACAGACATGTCTcgcagctcctccagtgggaccccaaggcgttcctagaccagccgagagacatagtccctccaaagtgtcctgggttttccccggggcttcctcctggtgggacatgcctggaacacttCCCTAGGAAGGCgttcaggaggcatcctgagcagatgcatgagtcacctcagctggctcctctcgacatgtaggagcagcatCTCTACTCCAAGTTCCTCCCATGTGACAGAGCTCCTTATCCTATACCTAAgggcccagccaccctgcagaggaaactcatttcggccgcttgtatccgcgatcttgtcctttcagtcattaccagAGCTCATGTCCcgaggtgagggtaggaatgtagattgactggtaaatcgagagctttgcctttcaattCAGCTCctcctttaccacaacagaccgatacagcgaccgcatcactgcagatgttgCACCGATCCAACtatcaatctcacgctccattcttccctcactcgtgaacaagaccccgagatacttgaactcctccacttgaggaagagactcaccacccacccggagagggcaagccacctttttccggtcgagaaccatggcctttgACTTGGAGGAGcatcatcccagccacttcacactcagctgcaaatcgccccagtgctgcaggccctggctcgatgaagccatcaggacaacatcatctgcaaacaacagagatgagatccttTGGTTCCCAAACTGGACACCCTCCaacccctgactgcgcctagaaatccagtccataaatataatgaacagcaccggtgacaaagggcagccctagTGGAGTCTAACATGTatcgggaacaggtctgacttacacacagctccacacacaacacagctcctgctccagtcatacagggaccggacagcccttagcaaagagccccggacccgatactcccagagcaccccccaaaggacatcaCAAATCACAAGGGAAATGGTCAAATATCAtcttcagatccacaaaacacatgtggactggttgggaaaactcccatgaaccctcaaggacccgatggagagtacagagctggtccagtgttccacgaccgggacaaaACCTACACTGCTCCTCCAAGGTTCGAGTATCGGTCggttctcctctccagtaccctggagtagaccttaccaggaaggctgaggagtgtgattcctctataattggaacacaccctcagATCTCCCTTCTCATACAGAGTGACCAACCCTGGTCTGCCCgtccagtggcactgtccccgaccaccacgcAATGTTgtagagacatgtcagccaagaaagccccacaacatccaaaGACTTGAGGTACTTGGGACGGATCTCACCAACTCCCGGaaccttgccaccgaggagcttgccaaccacctcagtgacttaagccagggtgatggacaagtccgcctctgggtccccagtctttgcttcctcctcggaagacatgacggtgggattgaggagatcctcagaGTATTCCTTCCATcacccaacaacatccccagtcgaggtcagtaGCCCTCACCCACAATGTAAatagtgttggtgaagcactgcttccccttcctgaggtgtcggacggtttgccaaattttctttgaggccgtttgatagtcctcctccatggccttccccgaactcctcccaacactgagtttttgtgtcagtgaccGTACAAGCCATAGCACAGTACTCATCAGCTTTCTCAaaagtcccacgagccaacatggctcaataggactcctttttcagcctgacagcatcccttacttccggtgtatATTACCAGGTTCCACTGTTGCCGCTGCAACAAGCAccacatcaacaatagaggtggagaacatggtccactcggagtccatatcccctcccccgggatcagggagaagagACCACTAGACGTttccagcagaccctcacaatacacttgggcctgccaggtctgtccggcttcctcctctgccagcggatccaactcaccactaggtggtgatcagttgacagctcagcccctctcttcacccgagtgtccaagacacgcagccggaagtcagatgacacgacaacaaagtcgatcatcgacctccgacctagagtgtcctggtgtcatgtgcactgatggacacccttgtgctcgaacatggtgtttgttatggacaaactgtgactaacaCAGAAGTGcaacaacaaaacaccgctcaggttcagatcagggaggccattcttttcaatcacgcccctccaggtgtcactgttgttacccacatgggcactgAAGttccccaggagaacaatggagtctttggttggtgcactgtctagtacccctcccagggactccaagaggGGGCCCGTGGGCCAACACAATAGTGAGACACCTGTCACCCTCTTGTTCACCGGGTTGAACTCCAACacatggcggctgagctgtAGGGCAATAaccaagcccacaccagctcgccacctCTCCCCGCAGGCAACGCCAGAGGAATGGAGAGTCagccctctcaaggagttgggttccagagcccaagctgtgcctGGAAGCgaggctgactatatctagtcagtagcgctcaacctcctgcacaagctcaggctccttccctcCAGCGAGGTTACATTCCAtatccccagagccagtctctaTCTCCAGAGATCCGGTCACCGAGGCCCCTGCCTTCGACTGTTGCCCAGAGCTCTCTGCATCGGCCTCTTACGGATCCTCCCGCGGGTGGTGGGTCAACGTGAGGATGGCCCCACATCACTCCTTTGGCCTGAGCCCAgccgggccccatggggaaaggtCCGGCAACCACGCACTCGCTCTCGAGCACCCAcaccaggcctggctccagggtggggcccagTGACACCGGTTCAGGCGACATAGAGAATCTTGTTCTTGTACTCGTCATAAAAGGTTTATCTCTCCTGTGGTGTTGCGTAGAGCTCCCCCTGGTGTCTCTGCTGCAGAAGTCCTCCTCTTCCCCGGTCACGTGTCACGCCACAGGCTTCTACCCCAGGAGAGCCATGCTGTTCTGGACCAAAGACGGAGACGAGCTGCTGGAGGACGTAGACCCTGGAGAGATCCTGCCCAACGAAGACGGGACCTTCCAGTCCAGTGTGTCCCTggacctgtcctctgtcccccctGAGGACTGGGACAGGTACCACTGTGTGTTCCAGCTGTCTGGGGTCAAAGAGGACTATGTGACCAGACTGGACCGGAGCAAGATCAGGACCAACGGTGAGAGCGTGCACTGATGACAGCTGATCTAAAAACACAAGTTTGTAgatcctctttcctctccattttagacctccagaccccgccccttctcactctcctcctttagtcctccataACCTgctttttttcatcccagttaactaaaacccatgtatttctatgacaaatgttggacattgccatggcaacaagaTTGCAAATAGGGGAAtgttctctttggctttttttgttcagtatggcaagtCGGATgcccatgccaaatttcaaatgtttgtgacaaacacatttttttgatTCCATtgaaaagttcaagggggctaTCTatctatgtaaattgtatatcaatGTGTTCAGATCATTGTTTTGGACAAAGTGTAATTTAATGTCAGGTATTGGAACAATGCATGTCTGAGTTACACACAatttaatacttaaaaaaatggCTTTTGGTTGGCCACACCCACAGCTCAAGAGAGTAgtttataatcccacatggctctagttcattttgaccaaatagcaagtttcttgaatgaaaaggCACAgtataaaaaaattcaaatgcaaGAGGaaaaatttgggaaaagttgGGTCCCACCcacaatggccaacttcctgtagggtttagtgtggggtcataatatcaaTTTTTACTTGTCATGACATGAGCTATGGTTGGTCTCTCAttgctgtattttatttacttttttgaggtggcactattgagtcattttgaattgtttggggttttttttggggtttttttgcacAAATTCACCAGTCTTGAATGtatgggtccaataaaattgacttttcgtgaTGGTTCAGGGGGTCAAACATGGCCtcaataatgataaataataagataataataaataataaaaagaataataatggaaacaaagtttaaatctcGGCACCGGACAAATTGttagctattgtctccagtttcagctggaaGTGCCCTATTCGACCTTTACCAACCCTGATATTATTGATGATAATATCATCAATAATATCATATAATAATATATGATATATTattgttgttctctttgtttgggtctgaggatggagttatagatgggggagagattatgtgtcaggccccattcctgtttaaggaagaacTGTCTTTCCTAACCTTCTCCTTTAATTCCCCTCTTAAACAATTTCTTTTTTCTGGCTAAGATCTCTAATTGAAGATCCAATCTTCAGTTGGAGATTCTTGAttttgctcatccaagccactttgaagatttgtccagttgacagatttaaacttaattttgctatggatcagacctagacgactgaaagattacacagacaataataatggaatttgtttttttccaccaTTATTTTCTCCcaaacaatcaaatcaaatcaaatcaaatcaaactttatttatagagcacttttcatacaaaaaaaagtaacacaaagtgctttacaaagcattaaaatcagtcccacccaccaaacccacccagccacccgacagcccaacaacccaaccccaacacatcaataatcataaccaaacaaccccccaccccaacacacactcccaccccccaccccaacacatgttaaaatacctcggtttcatttaaaatatgtttaagtggaacaggctggataaagatgaaccagatgagagagcgccaccagaggaaccatctgcaccaggagcagggtcacccacagccacaggacaccagcctagggcccagagaagagatgaggtcaagaccaaacctccagggcccacgagccagggcccagcagccacagccaaccacagctcccggtgcagagggctcctcagaggaaacactggcaaatctaaaatgattaaaaataataaaataagtcaaaactaataaataagtcaataaataataaaataaataataaataaataataaaataatcaataaataataaaataagtcaaaactaaacaagtaaataaaacataagtaaaacataaacacactagccagcctaaataagactaaataagtagagaagtaaactaaaatgataaata encodes:
- the LOC117375743 gene encoding major histocompatibility complex class I-related gene protein-like encodes the protein MASVNQANTKANASDAVMEEAPKAEAQCVLGKVAKELAKFTALMLEKSKSVHVWQGLFGCNWDDETDDTTVYYQYTHDGEGKYAFTSLDLSTESWVAAKPGTFIFKEKHESPEKTQDIKDSIHDVCIVWLKNVVRYGEKTLKRTELPLVSLLQKSSSSPVTCHATGFYPRRAMLFWTKDGDELLEDVDPGEILPNEDGTFQSSVSLDLSSVPPEDWDRYHCVFQLSGVKEDYVTRLDRSKIRTNGETKNPPTSIIAAVVVVGVVIVAAAVALFVIRRKRDVTDLEIIS